The following is a genomic window from Hydrogenobaculum sp. Y04AAS1.
CTACTACAACTATTTGCAATCTTCTCTGGGCTGGGAAGTATTGACCAGTAATTATAGCTCCAATAGGACTAAGTGAGTGTTGAATGGCATTGTGTAATATCTCTCCTACCATGTAATCTAAATAACTCTTCAAATCTTTTTTGTCTTCATTTCTCAAGTCTTTAAAATCACTCATTATCTTTTTTGCCAATCTATCTCTACTAATATCTAGATTACCACTCTTTACAACCTCTAAAGGAATGTAAGTTCTACTTTCATCGTAATGAGCTTCATTTAACGTTTTAAAATACGAATAAAAGCGTGAATTTGGATCTGATTTAATCTCAACATCTTCTATCTCTTGTTTTATAGCTTTTAGCATAGCTATACCAACAGGCTCTACGTAATCATAACTTGAAACATCAATAGTACCATTTTCTATCTTTGTAAAATCACATATATTGTTGTGTAAGTTGTCAAAAATTAGTTCTCTTCTCATGATTATCTCCTCATTAGTTGCATACCTATTCTATCTATCCTAGGGCTTATAAGGGCTAAAAATAGCTGTCTTAGACCAATGAGGGGGCTATTTTCGGCGGTGGTAAGAGATGGGACATGACCAGAGAAGTATATAACAAAAGCATCGCCTATTAGGTCTTTCCTTGGTACAAAGCCCCAATACCTGCTGTCTTCTGAGTTGTCTCTGTTGTCTCCCATTACAAAATAATCTCCAGGCGGGACCACTACATCTACGTTTCTTCTTGGCACAAAAGGATGTTTGTAAATAGCTATAAGATGTTTT
Proteins encoded in this region:
- a CDS encoding ATP-binding protein is translated as MRRELIFDNLHNNICDFTKIENGTIDVSSYDYVEPVGIAMLKAIKQEIEDVEIKSDPNSRFYSYFKTLNEAHYDESRTYIPLEVVKSGNLDISRDRLAKKIMSDFKDLRNEDKKDLKSYLDYMVGEILHNAIQHSLSPIGAIITGQYFPAQRRLQIVVVDRGVGFLHNIQRRYQVNTEQDAILKALEKGVSSPLAKINTYYSQNNNVGYGLYALKTIIEKTNGKLMIISNNGMVRLDRDNHLTV